Genomic segment of Lentisphaera araneosa HTCC2155:
ATCGAAAAGAATGAGTGGCACACGTAGTGATTGTTCGTAATGGGTCCATTTACCTGCGAAGCCACGATCACCAGCGTAATAACCATTGTCCGCTGTGTAAACGATCACTGTGTTATCATAGAAGTTTTTCTCTTTTAAGGCTGTAACAACTCGGCCTAGAGCGAAATCAATACCCGATGCCATGCGCAGATAATTGCGCATATTGTGTTGGTATTTTTCCGGTGTATCCCAGCGCCATTTATAACGATCGTTATGCATAGAGTTTTGCATAAAATCTGGTTGAGATTCAAAGATCTTTCTATCGTGAAGTTTTGGTAGTGGCATAGTCATGTCAGTGTAGAGATGAGCTGCTGACTCTGGATAGGGGAAATGATTCTTCTTATCGCCATCTTCGGCATGTGTGGCGTTAAAATTTAAGCTGACAAAGAAAGGTTTTTCTGAACTTTGTTTGTTGATGAAATTAATGGCGTGATCCGCAATAATATCGGTCTCGTGCTTAAGTGAACCGTCAGGCATTTTTTTATGAAAGGGCCTGCGACCAACCTGAATAAATTCGTCAAACATCATCTTCTGTTGATTTTTATCCACTTTGAAGTGAGTTTTTCCAAAATAAGCTGTTTGATAGCCCGCCTTTTTTAGCCCCATAGGGTAAGAGGTGTCAATACGCTTAGGGTCAATTTTTCCTCCGGTAAAACGGTGTTTACGCATGTACATGCCGGTGAGAATTGAAGCACGACTCACCCAACAAGTGGCCGTGGTCACAAAGGCATTTTCAAACAAAGTTCCATTGTCTGCAAGCTTATCAATATTGGGAGTCTGGATCATGGGATGACCCGTACAGCCTAAAAAATCATAACGTTGATCATCTACTAAAAAGAAGACGATATTGGGTTTATCTGCTGCGGAGACCGCAAGACTTGTTAAACTCAAAAGGAGTAATAAATATTTCATAGTTTTCTCTAATTATTTTCAAATTTTTTAACTTTTTGGATCATCTTGGCCTTAAGTTCAGCGTACTCAGGATTCGAACTTAAATTGGTCCATTCACGGGGATCTTTTTGGTGATCGTAGAGTTCGCCACTGCCGTCTTCATAAGAAATGTAGCGGTAACGCTCAGTCTGTACAGCTGTATTCCTAGGACCATAACTCAAATAGGCCGCTTCTCGCTTAGCACTGGAATCTTTTACCAAAGGAAGAATAGATTGACCTTCTAAATGTTTTGGTTTTGCGATTCCAGCAAAATCACACAAGGTAGGATAAATATCAACATGTGATATGGGCTGCTGATTCACTGTCCCGGCTTGAGTCAATCCGGGAGCTACAACAATGTAAGGTACACGAGTTGTTGTTCGCCATAAAGCCGCTTTACACCAGTGTTCTTTTTCACCTAAATCCCAGCCGTGGTCGCT
This window contains:
- a CDS encoding sulfatase family protein, producing MKYLLLLLSLTSLAVSAADKPNIVFFLVDDQRYDFLGCTGHPMIQTPNIDKLADNGTLFENAFVTTATCWVSRASILTGMYMRKHRFTGGKIDPKRIDTSYPMGLKKAGYQTAYFGKTHFKVDKNQQKMMFDEFIQVGRRPFHKKMPDGSLKHETDIIADHAINFINKQSSEKPFFVSLNFNATHAEDGDKKNHFPYPESAAHLYTDMTMPLPKLHDRKIFESQPDFMQNSMHNDRYKWRWDTPEKYQHNMRNYLRMASGIDFALGRVVTALKEKNFYDNTVIVYTADNGYYAGDRGFAGKWTHYEQSLRVPLILFDGRHQKGQKLSQIALNIDLGATMLDYAGMPTPKEHNGSSLKPLIEGEKVEWRKEFLGEFYSRHKTIPNWEGIRHERYVYASYPEEGYEFLHDLQKDPDQLKNFAKNPEYKEILKKMRKRLRETADPLGNPFITKK